Below is a window of Streptomyces sp. NBC_00223 DNA.
GAATCCCGCCCGCGGCTCAGCGCGTTCGAACTGGTGGAGACCGTCGTCGACGACGGCTCGTTCCGCAGCTGGGACACCCCGCCCGACCGGACAGGCGTCGACGCCGACTACGCCCGGCAGCTCGACGCCGCGGCCGAGCGGTCCGGCACCGACGAGTCGGTGATCACCGGGGAGGGGCTGATCCGCGGCCGGCGGGTCGCGATCGCGGCCTGCGAGTTCCGTTTCCTCGCGGGCTCGATCGGGCGCGCCGCCGCGGGCCGGCTGACCGTCGCGATCGAGCGCGCGACCCGCGAGGGCATCCCGCTGCTCGCCGCCCCCGCCTCGGGCGGCACCCGGATGCAGGAGGGCACCCCGGCCTTCGTGCAGATGGTGACGATCTGCGGCGCCGTCATCCGGCACAAGGCGGCCGGTCTGCCGTACCTGGTCTATCTGCGCCACCCCACCACCGGCGGGGTGCTGGCGTCGTGGGGGTCGCTGGGGCATCTGACCATCGCCGAACCGGGCGCGCTGCTGGGCTTCCTGGGCCCGCGGGTCTACGAGGCCCTCAGCGGCGAGGCGTTCCCCGAGGGGGTCCAGACCGCGGAGAACCTGTACGCGCACGGGCTGGTGGACTCCGTGGTGGCGCCGGAGAAGCTGCCCGACGTCCTGGACCGCGCCCTCACGGTCCTGACGGCGGGGCGGCCCACCCCCTCGCCCGAGCCCGTCTTCGAGCAGCCGGCGGCGGTCGACGCCTGGGAGTCGATCCTGCGCACCCGGGCGCCCGAACGCCCCGGTGTGCGCGAGTTCCTGGACTTCGCCGCCATGGATGTCATCCCGCTCAACGGCACGGGTGTGGGCGAGGCCGACCCCGGGGTGCTGCTGGCGCTGGCCCGGTTCGAGGGCGCGTCCTGCGTCGTACTCGGCCAGGACCGGCGCGGCCAGAGCGAGGGGCGGCCGCTCGGCCCGGGGTCGCTGCGGGTCGCCCGGCGCGGGATGCAGCTGGCCAGCCAGCTCCAGCTGCCGCTGGTCAATGTGATCGACACCCCGGGCGCCGCGCTGTCCGTCGCCGCCGAGGAGGGCGGTCTGGCCGCGGAGATCGCCCGCTGCCTGGCCGACCTGATGGCGCTGGAGGCGCCCTCGCTCACCATTCTGCTCGGCCAGGGCTGCGGCGGCGCGGCGCTGGCGATGCTGCCCGCGAACCGGGTCATCGCGGCCCAGCACGCCTGGCTGTCGCCGCTGCCGCCGGAGGGCGCCTCGGTGATCGTGCACCGCACCACCGACCGCGCCGACGAGATGGCCAGGCGGCAGGGCGTACGGGCGGCGGATCTGCTGGCCGCGGGCATCGTGGACAAGGTCGTCCCGGAGCGGCCCGACGCCGCCCAGGAGCCCAAGGAGTTCTGCCGGCGGCTGGGCCTGGCGGTACGGCACGAGTTGGGCCTGCTGGGCACCAGCCGGGAGCCGTACCGGGCGCAGCGGCTGCGGCGTTACGACCGCCTCAACGCCGTGATCCGCGCG
It encodes the following:
- a CDS encoding carboxyl transferase domain-containing protein, whose product is MSESRPRLSAFELVETVVDDGSFRSWDTPPDRTGVDADYARQLDAAAERSGTDESVITGEGLIRGRRVAIAACEFRFLAGSIGRAAAGRLTVAIERATREGIPLLAAPASGGTRMQEGTPAFVQMVTICGAVIRHKAAGLPYLVYLRHPTTGGVLASWGSLGHLTIAEPGALLGFLGPRVYEALSGEAFPEGVQTAENLYAHGLVDSVVAPEKLPDVLDRALTVLTAGRPTPSPEPVFEQPAAVDAWESILRTRAPERPGVREFLDFAAMDVIPLNGTGVGEADPGVLLALARFEGASCVVLGQDRRGQSEGRPLGPGSLRVARRGMQLASQLQLPLVNVIDTPGAALSVAAEEGGLAAEIARCLADLMALEAPSLTILLGQGCGGAALAMLPANRVIAAQHAWLSPLPPEGASVIVHRTTDRADEMARRQGVRAADLLAAGIVDKVVPERPDAAQEPKEFCRRLGLAVRHELGLLGTSREPYRAQRLRRYDRLNAVIRAD